A single window of Toxotes jaculatrix isolate fToxJac2 chromosome 4, fToxJac2.pri, whole genome shotgun sequence DNA harbors:
- the si:dkey-245p14.4 gene encoding exocyst complex component 1-like has product MSSLLRQEMQRVLFRPSKERLVEFIEIEEPSQGRHFLCVSVAKNRVVQLCIVQCQTSHPSLKSESKKSHTKRSSIQDCYRRTEIWSLQDLTLVDGRDPDVDDPCFLLHFDKVRTVTAVSCSAKYTFVRALVALSDQHCQRSLNLQNFDWAYIKPTAFYSNRGDCVVMSQICFYALNLVCLSMCPVPLDA; this is encoded by the exons ATGTCGTCTCTTCTGAGGCAGGAGATGCAGAGAGTTTTATTTCGTCCTTCAAAAGAGAGACTGGTGGAGTTTATTGAGATTGAAGAGCCGTCACAAGgaagacattttctttgtgtttcag ttgCAAAAAACAGAGTGGTGCAATTATGTATAGTGCAATGTCAGACATCTCATCCGTCCCTCAAGTCTGAATCTAAGAAGTCCCACACCAAACGCTCTAGCATTCAGGACTGCTACAGGAGGACGGAGATCTGGTCCCTGCAAGACCTGACTCTTGTTGACGGACGGGACCCTGATGTT GATGACCCCTGTTTCCTGCTGCACTTTGACAAGGTGCGGACAGTCACTGCCGTCAGCTGCTCAGCCAAATACACTTTTGTGCGTGCCCTTGTTGCTCTCAGCGATCAGCACTGTCAGAGGTCACTGAACTTGCAGAACTTTGACTGGGCCTACATCAAACCCACTGCCTTCTACTCCAACAGAGGAGACTGTGTTGTAATGTCACAGATATGTTTCTATGCATTAAATTTAgtgtgtctgtccatgtgtCCCGTGCCCCTGGACGCATAA